One genomic region from Indicator indicator isolate 239-I01 chromosome 7, UM_Iind_1.1, whole genome shotgun sequence encodes:
- the LIPA gene encoding lysosomal acid lipase/cholesteryl ester hydrolase isoform X3, whose amino-acid sequence MNISQIITFRGYPSEEYEVTTEDGYILTINRIPYGRKGREKSKDAGYDVWLGNSRGNTWSRKHTHYTVKQEEFWVFSFDEMAKYDIPASVDFILKKTGQEQVFYVGHSQGTTMAFIAFSTLPQLAKKIKMFFALAPVATVKFATSPLVKLGVFPDVLFKDMFGKKQFLPQSFLLKWLATHVCTHRILDDLCGNAFFLLCGFNERNLNMSRVDVYSTHCPAGTSVQNMIHWSQAVKTGEFKAYDWGSKAENMVHYNQSTPPYYKIKKMTVPTAVWTGGQDWLADPKDVAMLITQITNLVYHKNIPEWEHLDFIWGLDAPYRMYNEIINMIRKYL is encoded by the exons agTCAAATTATTACCTTCAGGGGATACCCTAGTGAGGAGTATGAAGTGACAACAGAAGATGGATACATCCTGACCATTAACAGAATTCCTTATGGAAGAAAAGGCCGTGAGAAGAGCAAAG ATGCTGGCTATGATGTATGGCTGGGAAACAGCAGAGGGAACACCTGGTCCAGGAAACATACACACTACACAGTGAAGCAGGAAGAATTCTGGGTTTTCAG CTTTGATGAAATGGCTAAGTATGACATTCCAGCCTCAGTGGACTTCATTTTGAAGAAGACTGGCCAAGAACAAGTATTTTATGTTGGCCATTCACAGGGCACCACAATGG CTTTCATTGCTTTTTCAACTTTGCCACAGCTGGCTAAGAAAATCAAAATGTTCTTTGCCTTGGCACCAGTAGCTACAGTCAAGTTTGCCACTAGTCCTCTGGTAAAATTGGGAGTGTTTCCTGACGTGCTATTCAAG GATATGTTTGGAAAGAAGCAATTCCTTCCTCAGAGTTTTCTGCTGAAGTGGCTTGCTACCCATGTTTGCACCCACAGAATACTTGATGACCTTTGTGGCAATGCATTCTTTCTTTTGTGTGGTTTTAATGAGAGAAACTTGAATATG AGCCGAGTGGATGTGTATTCAACACACtgcccagcagggacatctgtacAAAACATGATCCACTGGAGCCAG gCTGTGAAGACTGGGGAATTCAAAGCTTATGACTGGGGAAGTAAGGCTGAAAATATGGTTCACTACAACCAG TCTACTCCCCCAtactacaaaataaaaaagatgacTGTACCAACCGCAGTGTGGACTGGTGGACAAGACTGGCTGGCAGACCCAAAGGATGTTGCGATGCTGATCACTCAGATCACAAACTTGGTTTACCACAAAAACATTCCGGAATGGGAACATCTGGATTTCATCTGGGGCCTTGATGCACCTTACCGCATGTATAATGAAATAATTAACATGATTAGGAAGTATCTCTAA
- the LIPA gene encoding lysosomal acid lipase/cholesteryl ester hydrolase isoform X1, translated as MRGLVVAFLLQTIAGSGAFTSGRRRVDPETNMNISQIITFRGYPSEEYEVTTEDGYILTINRIPYGRKGREKSKGPRPAVFLQHGLLADASNWITNLDYNSLGFMLADAGYDVWLGNSRGNTWSRKHTHYTVKQEEFWVFSFDEMAKYDIPASVDFILKKTGQEQVFYVGHSQGTTMAFIAFSTLPQLAKKIKMFFALAPVATVKFATSPLVKLGVFPDVLFKDMFGKKQFLPQSFLLKWLATHVCTHRILDDLCGNAFFLLCGFNERNLNMSRVDVYSTHCPAGTSVQNMIHWSQAVKTGEFKAYDWGSKAENMVHYNQSTPPYYKIKKMTVPTAVWTGGQDWLADPKDVAMLITQITNLVYHKNIPEWEHLDFIWGLDAPYRMYNEIINMIRKYL; from the exons agTCAAATTATTACCTTCAGGGGATACCCTAGTGAGGAGTATGAAGTGACAACAGAAGATGGATACATCCTGACCATTAACAGAATTCCTTATGGAAGAAAAGGCCGTGAGAAGAGCAAAG GTCCAAGGCCTGCTGTGTTTCTCCAGCATGGTTTGCTTGCAGATGCCAGCAACTGGATCACAAACTTGGATTACAACAGCCTCGGCTTTATGCTGGCAGATGCTGGCTATGATGTATGGCTGGGAAACAGCAGAGGGAACACCTGGTCCAGGAAACATACACACTACACAGTGAAGCAGGAAGAATTCTGGGTTTTCAG CTTTGATGAAATGGCTAAGTATGACATTCCAGCCTCAGTGGACTTCATTTTGAAGAAGACTGGCCAAGAACAAGTATTTTATGTTGGCCATTCACAGGGCACCACAATGG CTTTCATTGCTTTTTCAACTTTGCCACAGCTGGCTAAGAAAATCAAAATGTTCTTTGCCTTGGCACCAGTAGCTACAGTCAAGTTTGCCACTAGTCCTCTGGTAAAATTGGGAGTGTTTCCTGACGTGCTATTCAAG GATATGTTTGGAAAGAAGCAATTCCTTCCTCAGAGTTTTCTGCTGAAGTGGCTTGCTACCCATGTTTGCACCCACAGAATACTTGATGACCTTTGTGGCAATGCATTCTTTCTTTTGTGTGGTTTTAATGAGAGAAACTTGAATATG AGCCGAGTGGATGTGTATTCAACACACtgcccagcagggacatctgtacAAAACATGATCCACTGGAGCCAG gCTGTGAAGACTGGGGAATTCAAAGCTTATGACTGGGGAAGTAAGGCTGAAAATATGGTTCACTACAACCAG TCTACTCCCCCAtactacaaaataaaaaagatgacTGTACCAACCGCAGTGTGGACTGGTGGACAAGACTGGCTGGCAGACCCAAAGGATGTTGCGATGCTGATCACTCAGATCACAAACTTGGTTTACCACAAAAACATTCCGGAATGGGAACATCTGGATTTCATCTGGGGCCTTGATGCACCTTACCGCATGTATAATGAAATAATTAACATGATTAGGAAGTATCTCTAA
- the LIPA gene encoding lysosomal acid lipase/cholesteryl ester hydrolase isoform X2, whose protein sequence is MNISQIITFRGYPSEEYEVTTEDGYILTINRIPYGRKGRPRPAVFLQHGLLADASNWITNLDYNSLGFMLADAGYDVWLGNSRGNTWSRKHTHYTVKQEEFWVFSFDEMAKYDIPASVDFILKKTGQEQVFYVGHSQGTTMAFIAFSTLPQLAKKIKMFFALAPVATVKFATSPLVKLGVFPDVLFKDMFGKKQFLPQSFLLKWLATHVCTHRILDDLCGNAFFLLCGFNERNLNMSRVDVYSTHCPAGTSVQNMIHWSQAVKTGEFKAYDWGSKAENMVHYNQSTPPYYKIKKMTVPTAVWTGGQDWLADPKDVAMLITQITNLVYHKNIPEWEHLDFIWGLDAPYRMYNEIINMIRKYL, encoded by the exons agTCAAATTATTACCTTCAGGGGATACCCTAGTGAGGAGTATGAAGTGACAACAGAAGATGGATACATCCTGACCATTAACAGAATTCCTTATGGAAGAAAAGGCC GTCCAAGGCCTGCTGTGTTTCTCCAGCATGGTTTGCTTGCAGATGCCAGCAACTGGATCACAAACTTGGATTACAACAGCCTCGGCTTTATGCTGGCAGATGCTGGCTATGATGTATGGCTGGGAAACAGCAGAGGGAACACCTGGTCCAGGAAACATACACACTACACAGTGAAGCAGGAAGAATTCTGGGTTTTCAG CTTTGATGAAATGGCTAAGTATGACATTCCAGCCTCAGTGGACTTCATTTTGAAGAAGACTGGCCAAGAACAAGTATTTTATGTTGGCCATTCACAGGGCACCACAATGG CTTTCATTGCTTTTTCAACTTTGCCACAGCTGGCTAAGAAAATCAAAATGTTCTTTGCCTTGGCACCAGTAGCTACAGTCAAGTTTGCCACTAGTCCTCTGGTAAAATTGGGAGTGTTTCCTGACGTGCTATTCAAG GATATGTTTGGAAAGAAGCAATTCCTTCCTCAGAGTTTTCTGCTGAAGTGGCTTGCTACCCATGTTTGCACCCACAGAATACTTGATGACCTTTGTGGCAATGCATTCTTTCTTTTGTGTGGTTTTAATGAGAGAAACTTGAATATG AGCCGAGTGGATGTGTATTCAACACACtgcccagcagggacatctgtacAAAACATGATCCACTGGAGCCAG gCTGTGAAGACTGGGGAATTCAAAGCTTATGACTGGGGAAGTAAGGCTGAAAATATGGTTCACTACAACCAG TCTACTCCCCCAtactacaaaataaaaaagatgacTGTACCAACCGCAGTGTGGACTGGTGGACAAGACTGGCTGGCAGACCCAAAGGATGTTGCGATGCTGATCACTCAGATCACAAACTTGGTTTACCACAAAAACATTCCGGAATGGGAACATCTGGATTTCATCTGGGGCCTTGATGCACCTTACCGCATGTATAATGAAATAATTAACATGATTAGGAAGTATCTCTAA